TCTGAGGAACGAGAAAATAACTAATCACTAATCACGAATTCTTATGCAACCTAACGATATCATTTCTATTACCGCTTTCCTGAATGCCTTAGCGAAGCTAAATGAGTCTTTGCCTGCGGATATCCAAAAGCAACTTCATGCGATCGCCGAAAATTTAAAAGCCAATCCAAACAATATTGGCAACCTCGATGTTATAGCTGAAAGTTATCCACCTTTAGATGAAGCTTACCAACAAGAATTGACAGCTTTGAAACAAGAAGCTGGTATACGAAGTAAAGGTTTGCCGCCACTCCCTCTGCCAAACGAACGGAATCAAGAACTCACGAACTCAGCAATCGATACTTTTAGTGCTGAAGATTCTGTTGCTGCTGCAAAAGCAAAACGAAATCTTTTGCAACGGCTTTGGCAGTTAATTTCTCGGAGTCGATAAAATGTCAGAGGAAATTATTTATCCCAGTATAGACTTATTCCTTTATGACTTGAAGGATGGCTTAGGGCAAGAGCAGTCAAAAATTGACCAAAACTGCCGCAATTTCTGTCAAAAATTCTATGGTGATTTAGACAAGCAAAGCTTTGAGGAAAAGTATACACAATTCCATAAGTATCAAAATACAGACGTTGATGTTATCGAGTTACTCGACACCAGAACTAGGCAATTTCCATCACCGCTAGATGGTTACTATTATCCCCTGCAAATCGGCGATACCTACGCCCTCCAGGTTAACGACTCTGGAAAACGAGATGTTAACGGTAGATATAACGATGAACGACAAAACATAAAAGATGAACCTTTCTTGAAACTCAAACAAGAAATTACGCAACACATCTCTGGGCAAACAGGCACAATAGGACAAACTTGGTTAGTTTGGGGCAAACTAACAAGTCAAAAGAACGATGCAGAAATAGAAGAGATTGCCCAGAAGTGCTACACACAAATTGTCAGTAATTACGACTGGAAACGAGATTTGATTGGCAAGGGCAAGTTAGAATCAGGAACAATTTTTGAGTTGTGGTACACTCCCCAAAACTTAGGCGTCAATGGTAAAGAGTTTTGGGAAAAGTTTAGACAAGAAAGTCATCATGTCTTAATCTGGTTATTTCCCGATAATATTTCACCCGATGACATGAGAAAGCGGGTGCAAAGTGTCTATTACGAATTTATACGCTTATGGCAATACCGTCATAAAGTTGTTTGGTCTTACTATCAAAGCCGTTATCAAAAAACAGTTCTCAAAAAAGAATATGTAGAAATACAACCATCAATAAAGCAAGCTAGTGAGTTACCAAAGCTATTGCAAACCAACAGTCTGAAACTTAGTAAGCTACAAGAAACATTATCAGCTAACTTAATTAACTTGTCTGATTATACTATTGCTTTAAATTATCTAGAGAATCAAAACCGGACAATTCAATTAAACTTAGATAATTACAAATCTCGTTTAGCTGATATGCATAAAAAATATACAGGTAGCGATTTAAAGTTTTTAGAAACCTTCAGCGATAGCGAGATTTACGCTAAAAAATATCAGCGACAAGTAGAAGCAGATCTTGCCAATCTCAACCCTGGATTAACTTTACTGGAAAATCTCAATAGTACTGTCCAAGGTATCATTGATTTAGAACAAACGAAGAGCGATCGCGCTCTAGACAACACTATAGCACTCGCAGGTATCGGGCTAGCCATCAGCGGCATAACCGCTACTGCTATTTCCGCCAAACAACCACCTGTGACATCCTATAAAGACTTTTCCTTTCTAGGTTCACCAACCTTCGTCTGGAGTATGATATTCAGTGCACCATTTTTAATCCCTCTAGTTTTTCGTCTACTTTACCGCTTCTTTCGCCTATTTCGCTGATATGGCGGTTTTCAGTTGAGTGTGATACATCAAATACATTAAAGAGTTAATGTCTAAAGAATTACGGGAAATGATGAAACAAGCAGACGCACTCACACCCGATGAGCAATTGCGTCTCATTGCCTACCTGACACAAAGACTACAACATTGCGAGATTACACGCAAGCCACGCCACAAAGTAACTGAATTTATCGGAATTGCACCCAATCACTTAGGCGGTATGGATGCTCAGGAATATATCACACGCATGAGACGCGGGGAGTTTCCAGAGTTAGAAATTGAAGAAATGGAATCAAGGAAACAAGAATGACTGTTGAGGAGAGTTTACAGGGTGTAACGCGCCTGTTTTTGGATAGTGCACCAGTCATTTATGCTGTCGAGGAAAACCCGCAGTATTTGCCAATTGTTAGAGAAATATTCGCTCGGATTGAGGAGAGTTCCCCGATAGGTGTGATTTCACCAGTCACTTTAGCGGAGTGTTTAGTGCGTCCCTATCGTTTAGAACAAACAGAATTACAACAACTATACATTGAGTTATTTTTTCAAACAGAAAATATTATCTTTCAGCCAATTACTAACCCAAGCATAGCACTAGAAGCTGCTCAAATCCGAGCCAGA
This portion of the Brasilonema sennae CENA114 genome encodes:
- a CDS encoding type II toxin-antitoxin system VapC family toxin; this translates as MTVEESLQGVTRLFLDSAPVIYAVEENPQYLPIVREIFARIEESSPIGVISPVTLAECLVRPYRLEQTELQQLYIELFFQTENIIFQPITNPSIALEAAQIRARYNLQLPDAFQIAVAVAAGCEAFLTNDVTFKRVTELQVLVLDDFNTAE